From the genome of Scytonema hofmannii PCC 7110, one region includes:
- a CDS encoding KamA family radical SAM protein, whose translation MTSTDTNITQNTRLVEIGWKDELIESLKLSNQAEDWLPLSPEERDRVTEAKQNFPMMVPQGYADLINWQNPDDPLRLLLLPSEGEKDESGNFDTSGEELSTIIQGLQHKYDQTAVLIVTQACAGHCRYCFRRRLMSRDVLTQETIEDLQEALAYIAQHPEIDNVLLSGGDPMISSTRRLANLLSAIAQIPHIWQIRISTKLPAFLPSRFTTDPELLDVLHQYKSRFQIIIQCHFDHPREISTATICALENLQKAGCLLTSQIALMKGINDSPDTLTELFKKLHRYSVIPQYIFHPRPVKHATHFQLPIVEGMQLIETVRQQCSGPVKRFRYILTHEDGKLELVGILPGSPIQLVAKWQQVRRGLDNSGVILLPVDEQTCWLNQ comes from the coding sequence ATGACGAGTACAGACACAAATATCACTCAGAACACTAGGTTAGTAGAGATAGGCTGGAAAGACGAATTAATCGAAAGTTTAAAGTTATCTAACCAAGCAGAAGACTGGTTGCCTTTATCACCAGAAGAACGCGATCGCGTGACTGAGGCAAAGCAGAACTTTCCCATGATGGTTCCCCAAGGTTATGCAGATCTCATCAATTGGCAAAACCCGGACGATCCCCTGCGGTTGCTGCTGTTACCTTCGGAAGGTGAGAAGGATGAATCTGGAAACTTTGATACCAGTGGTGAAGAACTTTCCACAATTATACAGGGTTTGCAGCACAAATACGACCAAACAGCAGTGTTAATTGTGACTCAAGCTTGTGCCGGACATTGCCGCTACTGTTTTCGTCGGCGGCTGATGAGTCGTGATGTATTGACACAAGAGACAATAGAGGATTTACAAGAAGCACTGGCTTATATTGCCCAACACCCAGAAATAGACAACGTGCTTCTTTCTGGTGGCGATCCTATGATTTCCAGCACTCGCCGCCTAGCCAATCTTTTAAGTGCGATCGCACAAATTCCCCATATTTGGCAAATTCGCATCAGTACCAAACTCCCTGCTTTCTTACCCAGTCGTTTCACCACTGATCCAGAACTATTAGACGTTCTGCATCAATATAAATCTCGATTTCAAATCATCATTCAATGCCATTTTGACCATCCCCGCGAAATCTCCACAGCAACAATTTGCGCCTTAGAAAACCTGCAAAAAGCTGGTTGTTTGCTAACTTCTCAAATCGCTTTGATGAAAGGTATTAACGACTCTCCAGATACTTTAACTGAACTCTTCAAAAAACTCCATCGTTATAGCGTTATTCCGCAATATATCTTTCACCCACGTCCCGTTAAGCATGCAACTCACTTTCAACTGCCAATTGTAGAAGGAATGCAGTTAATAGAAACAGTTCGTCAACAGTGCAGTGGACCCGTCAAACGCTTTCGCTATATCCTAACTCATGAAGACGGCAAACTAGAACTTGTAGGTATTCTTCCCGGTTCACCCATACAGTTAGTAGCCAAATGGCAGCAGGTGCGGCGAGGATTAGATAACTCTGGAGTGATACTATTGCCAGTTGACGAGCAAACTTGTTGGCTTAATCAGTGA